The following coding sequences lie in one Saccharomyces mikatae IFO 1815 strain IFO1815 genome assembly, chromosome: 10 genomic window:
- the BFA1 gene encoding Bfa1p (similar to Saccharomyces cerevisiae BFA1 (YJR053W); ancestral locus Anc_1.494), with product MSIRPLNLASLDEPETSFEELNTTLPRFQSHETFAPEDSAQPLSTSTYIPTPSSVGTSDTGTVFSNSADALWSNRQGEDDQDMEVDHDDEFLNDFQEFQNKKDDFDDAIKTNFHLRNRFGVTPFKNEDFAEEFNRKLSFGDKPKLKQPRSMMELKPKRKLSNNVSSRNSRTVNSVRFKKSMPNLPLANLVIKEEDNEEQDREEQRRFDYKDDDDDTQETILAKFSSDDEGGFLTGFEGLEGEAIDETTSPNDKESVNHPPFLKRKSTSSLPLKISPAQYDIVKHDELLTPGLHRRQREWNTQQELDSFREEEPIRHFSSQNVQLNGPAKIKTIKQQIDHNTPMKKGSMIYNPKTMKWEGNENVLNRFSDVDAVNRKALLIKNKLQRNVDDYTKKKKYPDLQQARTASRNQKVVGNMVLDEQNLRWVSVSEDETDPFAGIPEINLPPVGKTMKKRSSSPFLRSHSQVSPPLFSNDSNGGYQNTTAQARLRKYHSMRTLNGSANSLELNPIFHLSSTALERIYHEENRWCRKLASWFIPRDETIIGVEEETIMDESTINGKRKSYMYEIRNMVINSTKD from the coding sequence atgTCAATTAGGCCTCTCAATCTAGCCAGTTTAGATGAGCCAGAAACTTCCTTTGAAGAGCTTAATACAACGCTACCTCGATTTCAATCACATGAAACATTTGCACCGGAAGACAGCGCGCAACCATTGAGTACATCAACGTATATACCGACTCCATCATCAGTGGGAACTTCTGATACTGGTACAGTTTTCTCTAACAGTGCTGATGCGCTTTGGTCTAACAGACAAGGGGAGGATGATCAAGACATGGAGGTAGAtcatgatgatgaatttttgaacgaCTTCCAggaatttcaaaataaaaaggatGACTTTGACGATGCCataaaaacaaactttCATTTAAGAAACAGATTTGGAGTCACGCCGTTTAAGAACGAGGATTTTGCAGAAGAGTTTAACAGGAAACTGAGCTTTGGAGATAAACCTAAGCTTAAGCAACCTAGATCAATGATGGAATTGaaaccaaaaagaaaattatcgAATAATGTATCTTCAAGAAACTCAAGAACTGTTAATTCTGTCAGGTTTAAAAAGTCCATGCCAAACTTACCTTTAGCCAATCTAGTGATTAAAGAGGAAGACAATGAAGAACAGGACAGGGAGGAACAGCGAAGGTTTGATtacaaagatgatgatgatgatacaCAAGAAACTATATTGGCGAAATTTAgttctgatgatgaaggtGGCTTTCTAACGGGATTTGAAGGGCTAGAGGGTGAAGCAATTGATGAAACAACTTCGCCGAATGATAAAGAGAGCGTCAACCACCCTCctttcttgaaaagaaagtctaCTTCATCATTGCCCTTAAAGATATCACCTGCACAATATGATATAGTCAAACATGACGAACTATTAACTCCGGGCCTTCATAGACGACAACGAGAATGGAACACTCAGCAGGAATTGGACTCTTTTAGGGAGGAAGAACCAATAAGACACTTTTCCAGCCAAAATGTGCAACTTAACGGACCTGctaaaataaaaacgaTAAAACAGCAGATTGACCATAATACTCCAATGAAGAAAGGTTCCATGATATACAACCCAAAAACTATGAAATGGGAAGGAAATGAGAATGTTTTGAACAGGTTCAGCGATGTAGACGCGGTAAATAGAAAAGCTCtgttaataaaaaataagcTCCAACGAAATGTAGATGATTATActaagaagaagaaatatccTGATTTACAGCAGGCAAGAACCGCTTccagaaatcaaaaagtcGTTGGCAACATGGTTCTTGATGAACAAAACCTAAGATGGGTTAGCGtttcagaagatgaaacaGATCCTTTTGCAGGCATTCCTGAGATAAATTTGCCACCAGTTGGAAAAACCATGAAGAAACGCAGTTCCTCTCCATTTTTGCGTTCTCATAGCCAAGTTAGTCCGccattgttttcaaatgaCAGTAACGGCGGTTATCAAAATACCACAGCTCAAGCAAGACTTAGGAAATACCATTCAATGAGGACTCTTAACGGTTCAGCCAATAGTTTAGAATTGAATCCGATTTTCCATTTGAGTTCAACGGCATTAGAAAGAATTTATCACGAAGAGAACAGGTGGTGCAGAAAATTGGCTTCATGGTTCATACCGCGAGATGAGACCATAATCGGTGTGGAGGAAGAAACTATTATGGATGAAAGTACGATTAATGGCAAGAGAAAATCTTACATGTACGAAATTAGGAACATGGTGATCAATTCCACAAAAGATTAA
- the RAD7 gene encoding UV-damaged DNA-binding protein RAD7 (similar to Saccharomyces cerevisiae RAD7 (YJR052W); ancestral locus Anc_1.492) codes for MYRSRNKPKKEGENEVKGPNSALTQFLREEGISAENIKQKWHQRQSKNHEDSINEKKDKAVDDNLTAQIPQQLEEEQVEDVEIGSGTKTGRTDISYDARMKLVPVDSDEEEYETSRLSDTLVSLTPTKNPELLAKKRQNSARIIQKRRKKRKRAANLLDRRVNRVSSLQSLCITQISENISKWQEQSDESSKQVYNRLRDVLGGVSTANLNNLAKALSKNRALNDHTLQLFLKTDLTELTFNDCSKISFDGYKTLAIFSPHLTSLSLQMCGQLNNESLLYIAEKLPNLKSINLDGPFLINEGTWKTFFAIMKDRLEEFHISNTHRFTDQSLSNLLINCSSTLVSLGLSRLDSVSNYALLPQYLLNNGFHTLCIEYPFNEEDVNDEIIINLLGQVGRTLRKLVLNGCLDLTDSMVVNGLTAFIPEKCQLEVLSLEESDQITTDSLVYFFNKVKLNNLKECSFRRCLQLGDMAIINLLFNGARDSLRSLSLNSLKELTTNAFVTLKCPNLTYIDLGFVRCVDDSVIELLVDQNPNLTVIDVFGDNLVTERAITRPGLELIGRQSDSI; via the coding sequence ATGTATCGAAGTAGAAACaaaccaaagaaagaaggcGAAAATGAAGTTAAGGGACCAAATTCTGCATTGACCCAATTTTTAAGAGAAGAGGGGATCAGCGctgaaaatatcaaacaaaaatggCATCAACGACAGTCGAAGAATCATGAGGAttcaataaatgaaaagaaagataaagCGGTGGATGATAACTTAACAGCGCAAATCCCGCAACAACTCGAAGAAGAACAGGTTGAAGATGTCGAAATAGGCAGTGGTACCAAGACAGGAAGAACAGATATTTCTTATGATGCTAGGATGAAATTGGTGCCTGTCGAtagtgatgaagaagaatatgaaacTAGCCGCTTATCAGATACCCTAGTTAGTTTAACCCCTACTAAGAACCCCGAATTATTGGCTAAAAAAAGGCAGAATAGTGCAAGAATTATACAAAAACGTCGTAAAAAACGTAAGAGAGCCGCCAATTTGCTAGATAGACGCGTTAATAGAGTCTCTAGCTTACAAAGTCTTTGTATTACACAAATCAGTGAAAACATCTCGAAGTGGCAGGAACAGAGTGATGAGTCATCGAAACAGGTCTATAATAGACTGAGAGATGTGCTCGGTGGTGTATCCACTGCTAACTTAAACAATTTAGCAAAGGCATTATCAAAGAATAGGGCCTTAAATGACCATACTTTGCAACTTTTCTTAAAGACGGATCTAACGGAGTTGACTTTCAATGATTGCTCTAAGATTTCGTTCGATGGTTACAAAACGCTAGCGATTTTTTCACCACATCTTACCTCGTTGTCCTTACAAATGTGTGGGCAGCTAAACAATGAATCATTACTTTACATTGCTGAAAAGTTACCGAACTTGAAATCAATAAATTTGGATGGTCCTTTTCTTATCAATGAGGGCACTTGGAAGACGTTTTTTGCAATTATGAAAGATAGATTAGAAGAGTTTCATATTTCTAATACACACCGCTTCACGGATCAATCATTATCTAATTTGTTAATTAATTGCAGCTCCACCTTAGTTTCCTTAGGGTTATCCAGGCTCGATTCTGTGTCAAACTACGCTTTACTGCCGCAATATCTACTCAATAACGGTTTTCACACTCTTTGTATTGAATATCCattcaatgaagaagatgtgAATGACGAGATTATCATAAATTTGTTGGGTCAAGTTGGGCGCACGTTACGGAAGTTAGTCTTGAATGGCTGCCTTGACTTGACAGATTCAATGGTGGTTAACGGTCTCACTGCATTCATCCCCGAAAAATGTCAACTGGAGGTATTGAGTTTAGAAGAATCGGATCAGATAACAACAGACTCACTCgtgtattttttcaacaaagtaAAACTGAATAATCTAAAAGAATGCAGCTTCAGAAGATGTTTACAATTGGGTGATATGGCAATAattaatttattatttaacGGAGCAAGAGATAGCCTAAGAAGCTTGAGCCTCAATTCCTTAAAAGAGCTAACTACGAATGCATTTGTGACACTGAAATGCCCTAATTTGACATATATAGATCTCGGCTTTGTGCGCTGTGTGGATGACTCTGTGATCGAACTATTAGTAGACCAAAATCCAAACCTTACTGTAATTGATGTGTTCGGAGATAATCTAGTTACTGAAAGGGCGATAACAAGACCTGGACTTGAACTAATAGGGAGACAGAGTGatagtatataa
- the KCH1 gene encoding Kch1p (similar to Saccharomyces cerevisiae YJR054W and PRM6 (YML047C); ancestral locus Anc_1.495), whose amino-acid sequence MFNHDWKYSINSKTFSDLNIELFRNYKFKTVLNYIIGIVGWNGLKVALFVSDVYTCIKLLAFDSWSNNVIKPYLSFKISKWLFSGCILASIVLLIWEVIAGMRIYRTGNISLTYVNIFSRNLNSVLNYSKFCVYNFIERKGFRQKMTFFTFFQLKDCIRLIFTDTPRQVINGLTLWSVLVTVNKNDDLGDLESFTGLINKIKNIGQTNHEEAVILSLMLFSFILWALFVFKFFLAIICSIFVYYRIINDQQYSGLREYICVTVSENIDELVERQRKKENDNTIYKSGLLESQTFNDFNELESKVESAFNETSYTSNNDSTIELIERGPESISQDAYGPILTMKKTETMESIVDNGNLQHVTRFSAILDSSHMNSYNDKNIKITEEQTRNVIDISKYKNLPLGNFSQNSSTIKLLESTPSREFHKPSDSKLNITSNFSRPRPPSIQTSGSVNLNAAPKDYGRVYTPMKAHFREADLPRKGLLEDEGCANYYT is encoded by the coding sequence ATGTTTAATCATGATTGGAAGTACTCCATCAATTCAAAGACATTCTCTGATCTAAACATTGAATTATTTCGAAACTACAAGTTCAAAACCGTTTTAAACTATATAATAGGCATAGTAGGGTGGAATGGATTGAAAGTGGCTCTTTTTGTATCAGACGTTTACACATGTATCAAACTACTGGCATTCGACTCGTGGTCAAATAACGTCATCAAGCCATACTTATCGTTCAAAATATCCAAATGGTTGTTTAGTGGTTGTATTTTAGCATCTATTGTACTATTGATATGGGAAGTCATAGCAGGAATGAGAATCTACAGGACAGGAAACATCTCATTGACATACgtgaatattttttccagAAATCTAAACTCAGTACTTAATTATTCCAAGTTTTGTGTTTATAATTTTATCGAACGAAAAGGTTTTCGACAAAAAATGactttttttactttctttcaaCTAAAAGATTGTATTAGGCTAATTTTCACAGATACTCCAAGGCAAGTTATCAATGGCCTTACATTATGGTCCGTCCTCGTAACAGTTAATAAAAACGACGACTTGGGGGATCTGGAATCATTTACGGGTTTaatcaacaaaataaaaaatattggcCAGACGAATCATGAGGAAGCGGTGATATTGTCGCTTATGTTATTTTCGTTCATTCTTTGGGCATTGTTTGTGTTCAAGTTCTTCCTTGCTATCATTTGCtctatttttgtttattataGAATAATCAATGATCAACAATACAGTGGTTTGCGTGAATATATTTGTGTTACCGTCAGCGAAAATATTGACGAACTTGTTGAAAGgcaaaggaaaaaggaaaatgataatacgATTTATAAGTCAGGTCTTCTTGAGTCTCAAACTTTTAATGATTTCAACGAGCTTGAAAGTAAAGTCGAATCAGCTTTTAATGAGACATCATATACTTCCAATAATGATTCTACGATCGAACTGATAGAGAGAGGACCCGAAAGCATAAGCCAAGATGCATATGGGCCTATTCTaacaatgaagaagacaGAAACAATGGAGTCTATCGTCGACAACGGTAATCTACAACATGTAACTAGATTTTCTGCAATTTTGGACTCTTCACATATGAATAGCTATAATGACAAAAACATAAAGATAACGGAAGAGCAAACCAGGAATGTTATAGATATTTCGAAATACAAGAATCTGCCTTTAGGGAATTTTAGTCAAAATTCTTCCACTATCAAGTTATTAGAATCTACACCCTCTAGGGAATTTCACAAGCCGTCAGATTCAAAACTGAATATAACGAGCAACTTTAGTAGACCCAGACCACCTAGCATACAGACAAGCGGGTCGGTGAATCTAAATGCCGCTCCAAAGGATTATGGGAGGGTATATACCCCGATGAAAGCGCATTTCAGGGAAGCTGATCTTCCGAGAAAGGGTTTGCTAGAAGATGAAGGTTGTGCAAATTATTATACTTAA
- the HIT1 gene encoding Hit1p (similar to Saccharomyces cerevisiae HIT1 (YJR055W); ancestral locus Anc_1.499): MVLTLVKCGICHEGDGKYKCPKCAVRYCSLKCYKDAERHVHTESAELEVGAEDSAEVINKCSSTISNTSAIKKSLKTKAFDDVYQDSAQLQELLKYNTVKFHLTKVYRILSSSGSDGSSGKMNSDLQKELAVNYLNTLRYGGIHYNEAIEEFCQILLDRLKEIGE, translated from the coding sequence ATGGTTTTAACTTTGGTTAAATGTGGTATATGTCATGAGGGTGATGGCAAATATAAATGTCCTAAGTGTGCAGTACGATACTGTTCTCTAAAATGCTATAAAGATGCTGAAAGGCATGTTCATACGGAAAGTGCAGAGCTGGAAGTTGGTGCAGAAGATAGTGCTGAGGTCATAAACAAATGTAGTTCAACGATAAGCAATACATCcgcaataaaaaaatctttaaaGACAAAGGCATTTGATGACGTGTATCAAGATAGTGCCCAGTTGCAAGAGCTGTTGAAGTACAATACGGTGAAGTTTCATCTAACAAAggtttatagaattttaTCTAGTAGCGGTAGTGATGGGAGTTCCGGAAAAATGAATAGTGACTTACAGAAAGAGTTGGCTGTCAATTATCTGAATACGTTGCGTTATGGTGGTATACATTATAATGAAGCCATCGAGGAATTTTGTCAAATTTTATTAGATAGATTAAAAGAG